In the Candidatus Poribacteria bacterium genome, one interval contains:
- a CDS encoding phytanoyl-CoA dioxygenase family protein, with the protein MTDEEKFRFDLSGFLVRPAILERDEVDAIVEQIERIHHNPESLPPEHRAVPGGPSSVLIDHPKVLDVLHEIIGPDVRLENCSSVWREKGQEHGGLHGGGPQQGDPIFGYRFNNGRIHAGMVRVVFELTDVTKKDGATHFIAGSHKSNFPMHADHMSLEEGKRSPFLMSYECPAGSAIFFTENLCHAGPVWQREAPRVAILSAYAHLATHWHRLKTPPEVLSALPREKQAYFREPWVADFRTSPATINTIERFINNEEPPVNTDTKP; encoded by the coding sequence ATGACTGATGAAGAAAAATTTCGATTCGATTTGAGTGGATTTCTTGTTCGTCCTGCAATCCTTGAACGCGACGAAGTAGACGCAATCGTTGAACAAATCGAACGGATCCATCACAATCCAGAGTCTTTACCACCAGAACACCGCGCCGTGCCGGGCGGTCCATCAAGTGTCCTCATTGATCACCCGAAGGTACTGGATGTCTTGCACGAAATCATTGGACCCGACGTTCGGTTAGAGAACTGTTCGTCCGTCTGGCGTGAAAAGGGGCAGGAACACGGTGGACTCCACGGGGGTGGACCGCAACAGGGAGATCCGATCTTCGGGTATCGTTTCAATAACGGACGGATTCACGCCGGAATGGTGCGCGTCGTCTTTGAACTCACGGATGTCACCAAAAAGGACGGGGCAACGCATTTCATCGCGGGGAGTCATAAGTCCAACTTCCCGATGCATGCGGATCACATGTCGTTAGAGGAGGGAAAACGGAGTCCGTTCCTGATGTCGTATGAATGCCCGGCAGGCAGTGCCATCTTCTTTACAGAAAATCTATGTCATGCGGGTCCTGTTTGGCAACGGGAAGCACCGCGTGTGGCAATTCTCAGTGCTTACGCGCATCTCGCAACGCATTGGCATCGGTTGAAGACTCCGCCCGAAGTACTTTCCGCCTTACCGCGTGAAAAGCAGGCATATTTCCGTGAACCGTGGGTTGCTGATTTCCGTACGAGTCCAGCAACAATTAACACGATTGAACGGTTTATTAACAACGAGGAACCGCCCGTCAATACGGACACCAAGCCGTGA
- a CDS encoding AAA family ATPase produces the protein MNILHELNEKQTEAVTHKDGPLLVIAGPGTGKTRIITHRIAYLIREHGIKAENILAITFTNKAAQEMQERVNTEIGEPHSSNIKVSTFHAFCVKVLRKHALRIGLSENFTIFDQELQDEILTESVRALNLNTDEYPPWLLRNIISDTKCKSQNPVDAVEASDIHDPETVENLRSVLRSYQDKLTEYDALDFDDLLVKTVELLEQVPDVQQDYHNTIAHILVDEFHDVNSVQYRLLQLLCAPPEHNLMVVADEDQAIYSWRGSDPAYIDDFRTDYHPRELALDDHYRCSEKILRAAEEVISRNTERQKQHTLRTHKDAGRDIFHYTFDTPVSEAHSIISVIQNLVTKRNHSYRDIAVFYRTHRLADVLEEQLLREHIPFQRIQPIHSFAEANSKGILAYLRFIQWQLPQDLESAINFPETCIDDLTWVRLKWLAQREDIAFVELLKNIEAYPQDVGPLTRRNVRQFWTQLERLSIDIEGDRVDKIISKLFDTLERFRSPYRAEELEVIEKQPELPNLVTAQDVLYSALTLGEPVQITASHGIDAYCAAHIIYQTLETYLNHTPQLQLLPPEGNRPKSNENGVHLLIGDFEEIGESARDARTLLIGTADVAHTDVLRLEAEGVHSITALKLCQRLVNRFETPNMADMVVYDLETTGLNPKTAEIVEIAAHRLSPIGDEVDRYYRLVRPPGGHIPQSATRVHGVDTETVKTSPGIEMVLPEFLGFIQNRILIGHNVAEYDNPILARDLRRYLKMGLSAPHYDTLATARRLFPRQRCSMSALAEKFEIEHGRLHSALEDVRVNREIFKELIRIDAHRREAKSLTELLPFVGLGILAKTEDVAHSEETLTETDTFLNVAKRFVQTHNIVSLENLPLDPTEAAQAREHIEALQHATVREFPEDADWRQRRIQFMNAVLHFELISDAHRLIDFLDYQKLLTNIDELDDKTEQLTLMTLHAAKGTEFPVVIIIGMEEGSFPMWRQNITEEELEEERRLFYVGMTRAQEQLYLSSAVYRFGDRDRASSMFVREIPSNYVVKWSPRDRM, from the coding sequence ATGAACATTCTTCATGAACTCAATGAAAAACAGACAGAAGCCGTCACACACAAAGATGGTCCACTCCTCGTTATCGCTGGTCCCGGTACTGGGAAAACACGAATCATTACACATCGCATCGCTTATCTGATTCGCGAACACGGCATCAAGGCGGAAAACATCCTTGCAATCACCTTTACGAACAAAGCCGCGCAAGAGATGCAGGAGCGCGTCAACACCGAGATCGGCGAACCGCACAGTTCCAACATTAAAGTTAGTACATTCCACGCCTTTTGCGTTAAAGTGCTCCGAAAGCACGCCCTACGGATCGGATTAAGCGAAAACTTTACCATCTTCGATCAGGAACTCCAAGATGAGATCCTAACAGAAAGCGTTCGTGCCTTGAACCTCAACACCGACGAGTATCCGCCGTGGTTGCTGCGCAATATTATCAGCGATACCAAATGTAAATCACAGAATCCCGTTGACGCAGTGGAGGCCTCGGACATTCACGACCCAGAAACCGTCGAAAACCTCCGAAGTGTCCTGCGTAGCTACCAAGACAAACTCACGGAATACGATGCGCTCGATTTCGACGACCTCCTCGTGAAAACCGTCGAATTGCTTGAACAGGTACCGGATGTTCAGCAAGACTATCACAACACAATCGCCCATATCCTCGTTGATGAATTCCACGATGTGAACAGCGTGCAGTATCGCCTGCTCCAACTGCTCTGCGCGCCCCCTGAACACAACCTCATGGTAGTCGCTGACGAAGATCAGGCGATCTATAGCTGGCGCGGCTCGGATCCAGCGTATATTGATGATTTCAGAACCGATTACCATCCAAGAGAACTCGCTTTGGACGACCACTATCGGTGTAGCGAGAAGATTTTGCGTGCCGCAGAGGAGGTCATCTCCAGAAACACGGAACGACAGAAACAGCACACTCTCAGAACCCATAAAGACGCCGGGCGCGACATTTTTCATTATACCTTTGATACACCGGTATCGGAAGCACACAGTATCATCAGTGTTATCCAGAACTTAGTAACGAAACGCAACCATTCCTACCGCGATATTGCCGTTTTTTACCGGACCCACAGGCTCGCGGACGTTCTGGAAGAACAGTTGCTACGGGAACATATTCCATTCCAGCGGATTCAACCGATTCACTCCTTTGCGGAAGCGAATAGCAAAGGGATCTTGGCGTATCTCCGCTTCATCCAGTGGCAACTCCCGCAAGATCTGGAAAGCGCAATCAACTTCCCTGAAACTTGTATCGACGATCTCACATGGGTGCGTTTGAAATGGCTCGCACAACGTGAAGATATCGCTTTTGTCGAGCTTTTGAAAAATATCGAAGCGTATCCACAGGATGTCGGTCCTCTAACACGTCGGAATGTTCGTCAATTCTGGACGCAACTTGAGAGACTATCCATTGACATTGAAGGCGATCGGGTGGATAAAATTATCTCGAAACTCTTCGATACTTTGGAACGCTTTCGGAGTCCGTATCGCGCTGAAGAACTGGAAGTGATCGAAAAACAACCGGAACTGCCGAATCTGGTAACTGCCCAAGATGTCCTCTACAGCGCGCTAACGCTCGGTGAACCGGTCCAGATTACCGCCAGCCACGGGATTGACGCGTACTGTGCCGCACACATTATCTACCAGACGCTTGAAACCTATCTAAATCATACCCCACAACTCCAATTGTTGCCGCCTGAAGGAAACAGGCCTAAATCGAACGAAAACGGGGTCCATCTGCTTATCGGCGATTTCGAGGAAATCGGAGAAAGCGCGCGGGATGCCCGGACACTCCTCATCGGCACAGCGGACGTAGCACACACGGATGTACTTCGCTTGGAAGCCGAAGGGGTTCACAGTATCACGGCACTCAAACTCTGCCAACGGCTTGTGAACCGTTTTGAAACCCCAAACATGGCAGATATGGTCGTTTACGATTTGGAAACAACAGGACTCAATCCGAAAACCGCAGAAATCGTTGAGATCGCGGCGCATCGTCTCAGTCCAATCGGAGATGAAGTTGATCGGTATTATCGCTTGGTCAGACCGCCGGGAGGACACATCCCGCAGTCAGCAACACGTGTCCATGGCGTTGATACAGAGACTGTCAAGACCTCACCCGGAATCGAAATGGTGTTGCCTGAATTCCTCGGGTTTATCCAGAATAGGATCCTGATTGGACACAACGTCGCGGAATATGACAATCCGATCCTTGCGCGAGACCTGAGAAGGTATCTGAAAATGGGTTTATCCGCCCCGCATTACGATACGCTCGCCACGGCACGTAGGCTTTTCCCACGACAACGCTGTAGTATGAGCGCGCTCGCTGAAAAATTTGAGATTGAACACGGACGTTTGCACAGTGCTTTGGAGGATGTCAGAGTCAATCGAGAGATCTTTAAAGAGCTCATTAGAATCGACGCTCATAGACGCGAGGCGAAATCCCTTACGGAATTGCTACCCTTTGTTGGGCTCGGCATCCTTGCGAAAACGGAAGATGTCGCTCACTCAGAGGAAACCTTAACGGAGACCGATACGTTTTTAAATGTCGCGAAACGCTTCGTCCAGACACATAACATCGTATCACTGGAGAATCTACCGCTCGACCCGACAGAAGCGGCGCAGGCGAGAGAACATATCGAAGCGTTACAGCATGCCACCGTCCGTGAGTTCCCTGAAGATGCCGACTGGCGACAACGCCGAATTCAGTTCATGAACGCCGTCCTCCACTTTGAGTTAATCAGTGATGCGCATAGACTTATTGACTTCCTGGATTACCAGAAACTCCTCACGAATATTGACGAACTCGACGATAAGACGGAACAGCTGACGTTAATGACTTTGCATGCGGCGAAAGGGACAGAATTCCCGGTCGTTATCATCATCGGTATGGAGGAGGGGAGTTTTCCGATGTGGCGGCAGAATATCACGGAAGAGGAGCTTGAAGAGGAGCGCCGTCTTTTCTATGTCGGTATGACGCGAGCGCAGGAGCAGCTTTACCTGAGTTCCGCTGTGTATCGTTTTGGGGATCGGGATCGTGCCTCGTCCATGTTCGTGAGGGAGATACCATCTAACTATGTCGTCAAATGGAGCCCCCGGGATAGGATGTAG
- a CDS encoding DUF1611 domain-containing protein produces the protein MVKQLQPKSHRIAILAEGSFGILESKTATVLVRYLPENVVAVIDSENAGRDTSEIIEIGEGIPVVRDLAEAMQFEPTLLAIGIAPPGGELPQAWRAILHESIHNRLHVMSGLHQFLSEDAELAELAAAHDVLLWDARKPPDNLPVATCKADDVDATVILTVGSDCRVGKMLSGIEVTRTARQRGLDAEFCPTGQNGIMVWGWGIAIDAVVSDFTAGAAEQIVLEGAKDHSLLIVEGQGSLVHPGYSGVTLSLLHGSLPDAMIFCHQPSRDTVARYTVPLPSVPEMIAQYEAMAAPIKPAKVIGLALNCFDLSEAAAREAVIAAEAETGLPATDVVRFGADKLVDAVQRFHKQK, from the coding sequence ATGGTAAAGCAATTACAACCGAAATCACACAGAATCGCGATCCTTGCTGAGGGGTCGTTCGGGATTCTCGAATCGAAAACCGCTACGGTCTTGGTGCGCTATCTCCCTGAGAACGTCGTTGCAGTGATCGACAGTGAGAACGCGGGACGAGATACCAGCGAGATCATCGAGATTGGAGAAGGTATTCCTGTTGTCCGGGATCTCGCCGAGGCGATGCAGTTCGAGCCGACACTGCTCGCTATCGGTATTGCACCACCCGGCGGCGAGTTACCGCAGGCTTGGCGCGCAATCCTCCACGAATCGATCCACAACCGTTTACACGTCATGAGCGGCTTGCACCAATTCCTGAGTGAGGACGCAGAACTCGCGGAACTCGCCGCGGCACACGATGTGCTGCTATGGGATGCCCGGAAACCACCTGACAATCTACCTGTGGCGACGTGCAAAGCTGATGATGTCGATGCCACCGTTATCTTAACCGTGGGTTCAGATTGTCGCGTCGGCAAAATGCTATCCGGCATAGAGGTCACGCGTACGGCACGCCAGCGCGGTTTGGATGCCGAATTCTGTCCAACGGGACAGAACGGAATTATGGTTTGGGGTTGGGGCATTGCGATCGATGCCGTTGTCTCTGATTTCACCGCCGGTGCCGCGGAGCAGATCGTGCTTGAAGGTGCGAAAGATCACTCGCTGCTTATCGTTGAAGGACAGGGGTCGCTCGTTCATCCGGGGTATTCCGGTGTAACGTTAAGCTTGCTTCACGGCAGTCTACCCGATGCGATGATATTCTGTCATCAACCCTCGCGGGATACGGTTGCCCGATATACAGTGCCGTTGCCATCTGTCCCTGAAATGATAGCGCAATACGAAGCAATGGCGGCACCGATAAAGCCCGCCAAAGTGATCGGATTGGCGTTGAATTGTTTTGATCTGTCCGAGGCTGCGGCGCGTGAGGCAGTCATCGCAGCGGAAGCAGAGACGGGGTTACCCGCAACGGATGTCGTGCGGTTCGGTGCAGATAAACTCGTTGATGCTGTTCAGAGATTTCATAAGCAAAAATGA
- a CDS encoding BMP family ABC transporter substrate-binding protein, with product MKYLNVLKNVTFLGIAILLISTCGCEKAQDIIPPDQPGAMDSASMQVSVVYPGECLGDSSYCDVLYNGAQKAKTELGVAITEMESNAETWDMRLQEAAQTSGLVITSGYQMADPVSRVAPEFPDVTFVIFDAAVDLPNVASFTHRVNEGTFLLGAIAGLKTETGKVGYLGGADVPLIHEFEAGYVAGVKAVNPDAEIIRGYVADNEQGFYQPAVGETIALTQYGLGVDVIYTMADQSGFGAIEAAKLAEGRYVIWNYIDITDVAPGVVLTGLRVGIDDSVYNVIQAFVAGDLMTGVRSLGLAEDKVGYMPGEGNSDLLSEELLDKVEALKASVIAGEITVPVVP from the coding sequence ATGAAATATTTGAACGTGTTGAAAAACGTAACCTTTTTAGGGATCGCAATTCTTTTAATTTCTACCTGTGGCTGTGAGAAAGCTCAGGATATAATTCCTCCCGATCAACCAGGGGCGATGGATTCTGCATCGATGCAGGTGAGCGTCGTGTATCCGGGTGAGTGTCTTGGAGATTCTTCCTATTGTGATGTGCTGTATAACGGTGCCCAGAAAGCAAAAACCGAACTCGGGGTTGCTATAACTGAAATGGAGAGCAACGCCGAGACGTGGGACATGCGTTTACAGGAAGCCGCTCAGACCTCGGGCTTGGTTATCACTTCAGGGTACCAGATGGCGGATCCCGTCTCACGCGTCGCACCGGAGTTCCCAGACGTTACATTTGTTATTTTTGATGCCGCAGTGGATCTTCCGAATGTAGCCTCTTTCACGCACAGAGTGAACGAAGGCACGTTTCTGCTCGGAGCGATCGCTGGGCTAAAAACCGAGACTGGGAAGGTTGGCTACCTCGGTGGGGCGGATGTCCCGCTGATACACGAATTTGAAGCCGGCTACGTCGCTGGGGTCAAAGCCGTGAATCCAGACGCAGAGATTATTAGGGGTTATGTCGCTGATAACGAGCAAGGGTTCTACCAACCCGCGGTCGGCGAAACAATCGCCTTAACCCAATACGGTCTCGGTGTTGATGTAATTTACACGATGGCCGACCAGTCGGGGTTCGGCGCGATTGAAGCCGCCAAACTCGCAGAAGGCAGATATGTGATATGGAACTACATTGATATTACGGATGTCGCACCGGGTGTCGTGCTAACAGGACTGCGCGTCGGCATCGACGACTCTGTCTATAACGTTATCCAAGCCTTCGTCGCTGGCGACTTAATGACGGGCGTTCGCTCGCTCGGTCTCGCTGAGGACAAGGTCGGTTATATGCCTGGTGAAGGCAACAGCGATCTGCTTTCTGAAGAACTTCTTGACAAGGTCGAAGCACTGAAAGCAAGCGTCATTGCTGGTGAAATTACTGTGCCGGTGGTGCCGTAA